A region from the Lentimonas sp. CC4 genome encodes:
- the scpB gene encoding SMC-Scp complex subunit ScpB, with product MEFDLNKTLEALLLSTAEPIDLKSLGKIFVRYHSELVEAAEHDKAAEGEEGAIEPIPARVTPGQIQQAIKELMDAAEVEDKAYRLIEGPNGYQIVTAPQFAEFVRLLRGEPRPMKLSPAAMETMAIVAYRQPVTRAEMEAIRGVSVDGPLNRLVELELVLVTGRAELPGRPIQYGTTEKFLEFTGIKELDELPASDVLSNHQIDDWMRRSEEPEEAITDEDMGLAKERNPDELPLDEKFVEVDWQKENAESDAAQKSDLEEESPNV from the coding sequence ATGGAATTTGATCTCAATAAGACGCTTGAAGCCCTCCTGCTCTCGACTGCAGAGCCGATTGACTTGAAAAGTTTGGGTAAAATCTTTGTGCGGTATCACTCTGAATTGGTCGAAGCCGCCGAACATGACAAGGCTGCTGAAGGGGAGGAAGGCGCGATCGAGCCGATTCCAGCGCGTGTCACACCAGGGCAAATTCAACAGGCGATCAAGGAGTTGATGGACGCCGCCGAAGTCGAGGATAAGGCATATCGCCTGATCGAAGGGCCGAACGGCTACCAGATTGTGACCGCGCCGCAGTTTGCCGAGTTTGTGCGTTTATTACGTGGCGAGCCGCGCCCGATGAAGCTCAGCCCTGCTGCAATGGAGACGATGGCGATTGTTGCATATCGCCAACCGGTGACACGTGCGGAAATGGAGGCGATACGTGGCGTGTCGGTTGATGGACCGCTGAATCGCTTGGTCGAGCTGGAGTTGGTGCTGGTGACAGGCCGCGCCGAATTGCCAGGGCGCCCCATTCAATATGGCACCACTGAAAAGTTTTTAGAATTTACTGGTATCAAGGAACTCGACGAGTTACCTGCCTCGGATGTGCTGAGCAATCATCAGATCGATGATTGGATGCGCCGCAGCGAGGAGCCGGAAGAAGCTATTACTGATGAAGATATGGGGCTGGCCAAGGAGCGAAACCCCGACGAGCTGCCGCTCGACGAAAAATTTGTAGAAGTGGACTGGCAAAAAGAGAACGCCGAGAGCGATGCTGCTCAAAAATCCGACCTAGAAGAGGAATCCCCGAATGTCTGA
- a CDS encoding glucose-6-phosphate isomerase has product MSWNRFKQYYLNLNELDFAIDISRIDFGDNFLAEMEPRMQAAYTAMQELEAGAISNPDEGRMVGHYWLRNAALAPQPELTAEIDACVTKIKKIAADVHSGAIKGANGAFKNLLVIGIGGSALGPQFVADALGGPKTDKIKLFFFDNTDPNGLDRTLDALDGQLGETLSVVISKSGGTPETRNGMLEAVAAYTAAGLDFGAHAIAITGEGSKLHEVSKANNWLDFLPMWDWVGGRTSELAAVGLFPAAIQGLDIDRMLAGAKAMDDATRSTETAQNPAALLALMWYFATDGKGAKDMVVLPYKDRLMLFSKYLQQLVMESLGKEKDLDGNVVHQGIAVYGNKGSTDQHAYVQQLREGVHNFFATFIEVLKDREGDSIEVEEGFTSGDFLQGFFLGTRDALYDNGRQSITITITDVTPEAVGQLIALFERAVGLYANLVNINAYHQPGVEAGKAAAATVLEIEQKIVAEIKSSEGSAQTADAIAVKLGLESQSELIFKLLLRLAANNRGVSANAKNPIHETEFFSA; this is encoded by the coding sequence ATGTCCTGGAACCGCTTCAAACAATACTATCTCAATCTTAACGAGCTCGATTTCGCGATCGACATCAGCCGCATCGACTTCGGCGACAACTTCCTTGCTGAGATGGAGCCACGCATGCAAGCCGCCTACACAGCGATGCAAGAGCTCGAAGCCGGCGCGATCTCGAATCCAGACGAAGGCCGCATGGTCGGTCACTACTGGTTGCGCAATGCAGCCCTCGCACCTCAGCCAGAACTGACTGCCGAGATCGATGCCTGTGTTACGAAGATCAAGAAGATCGCAGCCGATGTGCACAGCGGTGCAATCAAAGGCGCGAACGGCGCGTTCAAAAACCTGCTCGTCATCGGCATCGGCGGTTCTGCCCTCGGCCCGCAATTCGTCGCAGACGCACTCGGCGGCCCGAAGACAGACAAGATCAAGCTCTTCTTCTTCGACAACACCGACCCGAACGGCCTCGATCGCACGCTCGACGCACTCGACGGTCAACTCGGCGAAACACTTTCCGTGGTTATCTCCAAATCAGGTGGCACACCCGAAACACGTAACGGCATGCTCGAAGCAGTCGCAGCCTACACCGCTGCGGGCCTCGACTTCGGTGCGCACGCCATCGCTATTACTGGCGAAGGCAGCAAGCTACACGAAGTTTCGAAAGCCAACAACTGGCTCGACTTCCTCCCGATGTGGGACTGGGTCGGTGGCCGCACTTCCGAGCTCGCAGCCGTGGGACTCTTCCCTGCTGCGATCCAAGGCCTCGACATCGACCGTATGCTTGCCGGCGCAAAAGCAATGGACGACGCGACTCGTTCGACCGAAACCGCACAGAACCCTGCAGCGCTTCTCGCGCTCATGTGGTATTTTGCAACCGACGGTAAAGGCGCAAAAGACATGGTCGTCCTTCCTTACAAGGATCGCCTCATGCTGTTCTCCAAATACCTGCAACAGCTGGTCATGGAATCGCTCGGTAAAGAAAAAGACCTCGATGGCAACGTCGTGCACCAAGGTATCGCCGTTTACGGCAACAAGGGCTCGACTGACCAACACGCTTACGTGCAGCAGCTCCGCGAAGGTGTGCATAACTTCTTCGCCACCTTCATCGAAGTGCTCAAGGATCGCGAAGGCGACTCCATCGAGGTCGAAGAAGGCTTCACTAGTGGTGATTTCCTCCAAGGCTTCTTCCTCGGCACACGCGATGCGCTGTATGACAACGGCCGCCAGTCGATCACCATCACGATCACGGACGTCACACCCGAAGCAGTCGGTCAACTAATCGCCCTCTTCGAGCGCGCCGTCGGCCTCTACGCTAACCTAGTGAATATCAACGCTTACCACCAGCCAGGCGTAGAAGCAGGTAAAGCAGCCGCTGCGACCGTTCTTGAAATTGAACAAAAGATCGTCGCCGAGATCAAATCAAGCGAAGGCAGCGCACAAACAGCAGATGCAATTGCAGTGAAGTTGGGTCTTGAATCACAAAGTGAATTGATCTTTAAATTGCTGCTTCGATTGGCAGCTAACAACCGTGGAGTTAGCGCTAATGCCAAAAACCCCATTCACGAAACAGAGTTTTTCTCAGCATAG
- the rsmI gene encoding 16S rRNA (cytidine(1402)-2'-O)-methyltransferase, producing MSDTPTSGILTLVAAPIGNLSDVTARAIEVLSAGTAIACEDTRVTGKLLSKLGIEEHGKLINYREQNESFMAVEIADRMEAGEDIALIADAGTPAISDPGFRLVRECRKRGLKVTTAPGVSAVITALSLSGLPSDSFYYVGFLAPKSAARKRFFEAQQDFESTLIIYESCHRIGKFLNDLVATLGPDRCISVCRELTKLHETVHTGPAGEVCDRVAKGSQKGEFVVLIAKAGFEL from the coding sequence ATGTCAGACACGCCAACCTCCGGAATCCTCACGCTCGTCGCTGCGCCCATCGGTAATCTCTCTGATGTCACAGCCCGCGCCATCGAAGTGCTCAGCGCAGGCACCGCTATCGCCTGCGAAGATACCCGCGTGACTGGAAAACTGTTGAGCAAACTCGGGATTGAGGAACACGGCAAACTCATCAATTATCGCGAACAAAACGAAAGCTTCATGGCAGTCGAAATCGCTGACCGCATGGAAGCAGGCGAAGACATCGCCCTCATCGCCGACGCCGGCACCCCCGCCATCAGCGACCCAGGCTTCCGACTCGTGCGCGAATGCCGCAAACGCGGACTCAAAGTCACCACCGCCCCAGGCGTCAGCGCAGTCATTACCGCCCTCTCCCTTTCAGGGCTACCGAGCGATTCTTTTTACTATGTCGGTTTCCTCGCGCCCAAAAGCGCAGCACGCAAACGTTTCTTCGAGGCTCAACAAGACTTCGAAAGCACCCTCATCATTTACGAATCCTGCCATAGGATTGGCAAATTCCTCAATGACCTAGTCGCCACGCTCGGGCCCGATCGCTGCATCAGTGTTTGCCGCGAACTCACCAAACTACACGAAACCGTGCACACCGGCCCCGCAGGCGAAGTATGCGACCGCGTAGCTAAAGGTAGCCAAAAGGGTGAGTTCGTCGTGCTCATCGCCAAAGCTGGCTTCGAGCTGTAA
- the ilvD gene encoding dihydroxy-acid dehydratase, with translation MASKNTRPHSSIVVDGDDRAPARSMLRAVGFEDEDFKKPQIGVASSPSDLTPCNMHLGDLAAHATNGINAANGKAVNFSTITVSDGISMGTSGMRYSLVSRDVIADSIETVVAAEGFDGLVAIGGCDKNMPGCMIALARLNRPAVFVYGGTILPGFLPKDKDEECNAMDIVSVFEAVGKHAKGELTDDELKEVEKYAIPGAGSCGGMYTANTMASAIEALGMSLPGSSAQVAIGEAKRKDCENAGAAVLKLLELDIKPRDIMTRKAFENAITTCLALGGSTNLILHLLAIAHSADVNLTIDDFKEIGERIPLLADVKPFGKYNMSHLIRVGGIRPMMKILLDRGLLHGDCMTVTGETLAESLKDEKPYPSYPDEQDIIRPWDQPIKETTHLRILRGNLAPEGAVGKITGNEGLHFKGTAKVYECEEEALVGILRGDVVAGDVVVIRNEGPVGGPGMREMLSPTSAVAGRGLIQEVALITDGRFSGGSHGFDVGHITPEAAKGGPIGIVKSGDQIEIDAVKNTIDLLIDDAEYDARMAAFKPTGAGSKRGVLGKYAATVATASEGAVTDKNL, from the coding sequence ATGGCTAGCAAAAACACACGTCCACACTCCTCTATCGTCGTTGATGGCGACGACCGCGCACCAGCCCGCTCGATGCTACGCGCAGTCGGTTTCGAAGATGAAGATTTCAAAAAGCCACAGATCGGCGTCGCCAGCTCTCCTAGCGACCTGACTCCCTGCAACATGCACCTCGGCGATCTTGCAGCGCATGCCACTAACGGCATCAACGCCGCGAACGGTAAAGCCGTCAACTTCAGCACCATCACCGTATCCGACGGCATCAGCATGGGCACCTCAGGGATGCGCTACAGCCTGGTCTCACGCGACGTCATCGCTGACTCGATCGAAACAGTCGTCGCAGCAGAAGGCTTCGACGGCCTCGTCGCGATCGGCGGTTGCGACAAAAACATGCCTGGCTGCATGATCGCCCTCGCCCGCCTCAACCGCCCAGCGGTGTTTGTATATGGTGGCACCATCCTTCCCGGCTTCCTGCCAAAGGATAAAGACGAAGAGTGCAACGCGATGGATATCGTCTCCGTCTTCGAAGCAGTCGGCAAGCACGCAAAGGGCGAATTGACCGACGACGAACTCAAAGAAGTCGAGAAATACGCAATCCCAGGCGCTGGCTCTTGCGGCGGCATGTATACTGCCAACACCATGGCCAGCGCGATCGAAGCGCTCGGTATGAGTCTTCCAGGCAGCTCCGCTCAAGTCGCCATCGGCGAAGCGAAGCGTAAGGACTGCGAAAATGCCGGCGCGGCAGTGCTTAAGCTACTCGAACTCGACATCAAGCCGCGCGACATCATGACGCGTAAGGCCTTTGAAAATGCAATCACCACATGCCTTGCACTCGGTGGCTCCACCAATTTGATCCTGCACCTGCTTGCGATTGCGCACTCTGCAGACGTCAACCTGACCATCGACGACTTCAAGGAAATCGGCGAGCGCATCCCGCTCCTCGCAGACGTGAAGCCATTCGGCAAATACAACATGAGCCACCTCATCCGCGTCGGCGGCATCCGCCCAATGATGAAGATCTTGCTAGACCGCGGCCTCCTCCACGGCGACTGCATGACAGTCACTGGCGAGACGCTCGCCGAATCGCTCAAAGACGAGAAGCCTTACCCAAGCTATCCCGACGAGCAGGACATCATCCGTCCATGGGATCAGCCAATCAAAGAAACGACACACCTACGCATCCTACGCGGCAACCTCGCACCCGAAGGCGCGGTTGGTAAGATCACAGGTAACGAAGGTCTCCACTTTAAGGGCACAGCCAAAGTTTACGAATGCGAAGAAGAAGCCCTCGTGGGCATTCTTCGCGGCGACGTCGTCGCAGGCGATGTGGTTGTCATTCGCAACGAAGGCCCCGTCGGTGGCCCTGGCATGCGTGAAATGCTTTCACCCACCAGCGCGGTGGCAGGTCGCGGCCTGATTCAGGAAGTCGCCCTCATCACAGACGGACGCTTCTCTGGTGGTAGTCACGGCTTCGACGTCGGGCACATCACACCGGAAGCAGCGAAGGGCGGCCCGATCGGCATCGTCAAGAGCGGCGACCAAATCGAGATCGACGCGGTCAAAAACACCATCGACCTACTGATCGACGACGCTGAATACGACGCCCGCATGGCAGCCTTCAAACCAACCGGCGCAGGCTCGAAGCGCGGCGTGCTCGGCAAATACGCCGCCACCGTCGCCACCGCCTCCGAAGGTGCCGTCACTGATAAAAATCTGTAG
- a CDS encoding HNH endonuclease encodes MGTGLTYKVLVLNRLWQAVNIVGVQRAFGLLLQDHAQVIYTGDGSFQVMDSAAWLEHSAAAEPTEAEGYVQTVRLRVRVPKVLLLRGYDKLPVQEVRFSRDNLFERDHYRCQYCGNHFPDHQLNMDHVIPRAKGGRTSWENIVTSCIPCNTRKANRLPHQASMHLMKKPERPRFRPFISSLIDQTYDADWEHFIKLKQEA; translated from the coding sequence ATGGGCACTGGTCTTACATATAAAGTCCTCGTTCTGAACCGACTCTGGCAAGCAGTCAATATAGTTGGGGTTCAGCGCGCGTTTGGCCTTTTATTGCAAGACCATGCGCAAGTCATCTACACGGGCGATGGCAGCTTTCAGGTGATGGATTCCGCGGCATGGTTGGAACATTCTGCGGCGGCGGAGCCGACCGAGGCTGAAGGCTATGTGCAAACCGTGCGCCTTCGGGTGCGCGTGCCAAAGGTGCTGTTGTTGCGCGGCTACGATAAGTTGCCAGTGCAAGAAGTTCGCTTTTCGCGGGACAACCTATTTGAGCGCGATCACTATCGTTGCCAGTATTGCGGGAATCATTTTCCAGATCATCAGCTGAATATGGATCACGTGATTCCACGCGCGAAAGGCGGGCGCACATCATGGGAAAATATCGTGACTTCGTGTATTCCGTGTAACACGCGCAAAGCAAATCGCTTGCCGCATCAAGCGAGTATGCATTTGATGAAAAAGCCGGAACGTCCACGCTTTCGGCCGTTTATCAGTTCGTTGATCGATCAGACTTACGACGCCGATTGGGAGCATTTCATAAAGCTCAAGCAAGAAGCGTGA
- a CDS encoding alkaline phosphatase D family protein, translating to MSNYILTKVFILGVLAIIAVPDSGIAESQPAEPSTEFLSDGVYANQSIRQIAFGSCNKPKKDQGFWDVIRAQEPDMMLLLGDNHYGNTSDPVRLKRAYDRLAAIPQYHIFRQNIPTFPTWDNHDYGDPYPGRNHPHAEQSEQLFLDHFLIQKADIRRSRTGIYGAWIFGEQPQRVQVIMLDLQRFRDPFQEGTREEQFAPQPGKTLMGVAQWEWFEEQLQKEADVRIVASGIQVLSNEHSWRRWGMFPDERDRLLQVISETTGTIVLLSGDRHRGEFSVMNPDGERPLFDLTASSFNACYPGNEKNNLRVGELVDQSHFGWLEINWEERLIKMQLLSAQSGEPLLTNTVKIQP from the coding sequence ATGTCCAATTATATTCTGACAAAAGTATTTATCCTAGGAGTGCTTGCAATAATTGCTGTGCCCGATTCTGGAATAGCCGAGAGCCAGCCTGCAGAGCCATCAACTGAATTTCTATCCGATGGAGTCTACGCCAACCAGTCAATCCGCCAGATTGCCTTTGGGTCCTGCAATAAGCCTAAGAAGGATCAAGGCTTTTGGGATGTAATTCGAGCTCAGGAACCTGACATGATGCTGCTCCTCGGAGACAATCACTACGGGAACACCTCGGATCCTGTGCGTTTAAAAAGGGCTTATGATAGATTGGCTGCCATTCCACAGTATCACATTTTTCGCCAGAATATCCCGACGTTCCCGACCTGGGACAACCATGACTATGGTGATCCCTATCCTGGTCGGAACCATCCTCATGCAGAGCAGTCTGAGCAACTGTTCCTTGATCATTTTTTAATTCAAAAAGCAGATATCCGTCGCTCGCGAACTGGAATTTATGGAGCCTGGATTTTTGGCGAGCAGCCGCAGCGCGTTCAAGTCATCATGTTGGACTTGCAACGGTTTCGCGATCCCTTTCAGGAAGGAACAAGAGAGGAACAGTTTGCACCTCAACCAGGGAAAACACTGATGGGCGTCGCGCAATGGGAATGGTTTGAAGAACAACTTCAAAAAGAAGCGGATGTCCGCATTGTAGCATCGGGAATCCAAGTGCTTTCCAATGAGCACTCGTGGAGGCGATGGGGAATGTTCCCTGATGAGCGAGATAGACTGCTTCAAGTCATTAGTGAAACAACAGGAACCATTGTATTGTTATCAGGAGACAGGCATCGCGGCGAGTTCTCGGTGATGAACCCTGACGGCGAGCGCCCGTTGTTCGACCTTACAGCAAGCAGTTTCAACGCCTGCTACCCCGGCAACGAAAAAAATAACCTGCGGGTCGGAGAACTAGTCGATCAGTCACATTTTGGCTGGTTGGAAATCAATTGGGAAGAGCGTTTGATCAAGATGCAATTACTCTCCGCCCAAAGCGGCGAACCCCTGCTCACAAATACTGTAAAGATTCAGCCTTGA
- the pheA gene encoding prephenate dehydratase — MSEDINAKLLRNRNAIDAIDKEVVQLLNERTCQDGGLSEAQVLDKVARLNPGPLSDATLQAIYRAMMLAGLAPDARKLECEVVDALDLKIVTLLNQRVQHAGEIGKIKHANGADYYDPTREAQVMAKVAALNPGPINNSTLQSVYREVISGSIALEKKLVIGYLGPEATFTHQAAICNFGVSLEYRAIKTIPDVFAEVESGSADYGVVPIENSTDGAVFHSMDRLVESDLHICSQVYLPVEHCLISQSPLDQITEVRSKDQALGQCREWLHANLPHAIFVDVVSTGEAVCTAKDNANIAAVASELSAQRYEVPIQARSIQDRDDNVTRFLVLGKTRAKPLGDGRDKTSLVVSLKDEPGALEKALRPFGSRGINLSKIESRPTRKQAWAYLFFIDFIGHYDEPHVQEAIAELEEHCSLVKWLGSYPNDKRG; from the coding sequence ATGTCTGAAGATATTAACGCCAAATTACTGCGTAATCGCAATGCGATCGACGCGATCGATAAAGAAGTCGTGCAGCTACTTAATGAACGCACGTGCCAAGATGGAGGCCTAAGCGAAGCGCAGGTGCTCGATAAGGTTGCGAGGTTGAACCCTGGGCCACTGTCGGATGCGACTTTGCAGGCTATTTATCGCGCGATGATGCTCGCAGGGCTTGCTCCGGATGCTCGTAAACTGGAGTGCGAGGTCGTCGATGCACTCGACTTAAAGATTGTGACGCTGCTCAACCAACGTGTGCAGCACGCCGGCGAAATCGGCAAAATCAAGCATGCCAACGGAGCCGATTACTACGATCCGACACGCGAAGCGCAGGTCATGGCAAAAGTCGCAGCGCTCAACCCTGGTCCGATCAATAACAGCACGCTCCAGTCCGTTTACCGCGAAGTCATTTCAGGCTCCATCGCGCTAGAGAAGAAATTGGTGATTGGGTATCTCGGGCCGGAAGCGACCTTTACGCATCAAGCTGCGATCTGTAATTTTGGAGTGAGCCTGGAATACCGTGCGATTAAAACGATCCCTGATGTCTTTGCTGAAGTCGAAAGCGGTAGCGCCGACTACGGCGTGGTGCCGATTGAGAATTCCACCGATGGCGCGGTGTTTCACTCGATGGATAGGCTTGTCGAATCCGATCTGCATATTTGTTCGCAGGTCTATCTGCCCGTTGAGCATTGCTTGATTTCACAATCACCGCTCGATCAAATCACGGAAGTGCGTTCGAAGGATCAAGCGCTCGGGCAATGCCGTGAGTGGCTACATGCGAATCTGCCACATGCGATCTTTGTCGATGTGGTCAGCACCGGAGAGGCGGTCTGCACCGCGAAGGACAACGCAAATATCGCTGCCGTCGCCAGTGAACTGTCCGCGCAGCGCTATGAAGTGCCAATTCAAGCGCGCAGCATTCAGGATCGCGACGATAACGTGACTCGTTTCTTGGTGCTTGGCAAGACCCGCGCCAAGCCACTCGGCGATGGACGCGACAAAACCAGCTTGGTGGTTTCACTTAAAGATGAGCCCGGCGCTTTGGAAAAGGCACTGCGTCCGTTTGGTTCACGAGGGATCAACCTTAGCAAGATCGAATCGCGTCCGACGCGTAAGCAGGCATGGGCGTATTTATTCTTCATCGACTTCATCGGCCACTACGACGAGCCGCACGTGCAGGAGGCGATCGCCGAACTCGAAGAGCACTGCTCGCTGGTGAAATGGCTTGGCAGTTATCCGAACGACAAGCGCGGGTAG